The stretch of DNA GAAACAGCGGATTGCTGGTCCCAGCCTTCTTGAGATTGGCGACGATCTTGCCCGGCATCGAGCCGATGTAGGTACGCCGGTGGCCGCGGATCTCGGCCTCGTCCCGCACCCCGCCCAGCGACTGGCGCACGAATTCGCGCCCCGTCGCCTTGGCGATGGACTTGCCCAGCGAGGTCTTGCCCACGCCCGGCGGGCCCACGAGGCAGAGGATCGGACCCTTCAGCTTGTTAGTGCGCGCCTGCACCGCGAGATACTCGACGATGCGGTCCTTGACTTTTTCCAACGCGTAGTGATCCGCGTCGAGGATTTCCTGCGCCTTGCCGATGTCCCGCTTCAGCTTCGACTTCTTGCCCCAGGGCAGGCCGAGCAGCACGTCGAGATAGTTGCGGATCACTGTCGCCTCAGCGCTCATCGGCTGCATCGAGCGCAGCTTCTTGAGCTCGGCCTGCGCCTTGGCCTTGGCTTCCTTGGAAAGCTTGGCCTTCTCGATCTTCTCGGTCAGCTCGGCAATCTCGTTGCCTTCCTCGCCGTCACCGCCGCCCAATTCGCTCTGGATCGCCTTCAGCTGTTCGTTGAGGTAATATTCGCGCTGGGTTTTCTCCATCTGGCGCTTCACGCGCCCGCGGATGCGGCGTTCGACCTGCAGCACCGACAGCTCGCCTTCCATGAAGGCCATGACGAGTTCGAGCCGCTTCAGCGGGCTGGCTTCGGTCAGCAGGCTCTGCTTGTCGGAAACCTTGGCACTGATTGCGGCTGCGATGGTGTCGGCCAGCTGCCCGGCATCATCGACCTCGGCGAGATCGACCCCGGCATCCTCGCCCATCTTCTTGTTGAGCTTGACATACTCGCCGAACTGCTCGGTCACCTGGCGCATCAGCGCGGTGACTTCGCTGCCCGAAACCGTTTCCGGTTCGACCAGTTCGACTTCGGCGAGCAGGTGCGTGCCGACATTCTCAAGCGCGGACAGCCGCGCACGGGTCTTGCCCTCGACCAGCACGCGCACCGTGCCATCGGGCAGCTTGAGCAGCTGGAGCACCTGCGCAATCACGCCGACATCATAAAGGTCATCGCCCTCGGGATCGTCGCAGCCCGGATCGAGCTGGGCCAGCAGGACGATATCCTTCGAGGCTTCCATCGCCGCTTCAAGCGCTGCCACGGACTTGTCGCGCCCGACAAACAGGGGGACGACCATGCCGGGGAAAACGACGATGTCACGCAGGGGGAGAAGGGGGAAAGTCTGGGTCATGTTGGAGATATGGGAAGCGCGGCGCCGGGTCGCAACAACTTATCCCATTCGCTTGTGGATGGCCGCGCGATTGGCAGCAACCGGACGTCGCGTGATGGCAATTTCAGCGGAGACATGGTCGCCCAGCCCCACCCCTTCGGCCCGCTGGACGGCGACCTGCACGGGCAGAAAATAGGTATCGCCGCGCGGGAACAGCGAGGTGGTGAAGTCAGTCGCGCCGATCTGTGCGGTGACGTTGATGCACCCCCAGCCATAACTCGCCTCACGCGCGGCATAGCGCAATTCGGCGACGTGTTCCTCGGGCACCGGTACGAAAAGGAAGGGCGCGGGGCCGCGCCATTCGACGATCGCGCCAGTAAAGGCGATCCGGGCGAGGACGTCGCTCACTCCCGAACAGGCCAGCTATCCGGCGGCACTTCATCGTTCCGGATCAGCAGGTAGAGCACCACCGAAGACAGCGCCGTTTCGATCGCGATCACTTTGCCCGCATCCAGACCGAACGTGGCAATGGTCAACCCGGTCATCAGGGCCGGCCCCAGCACCACAAGGGCCAACCGGTGCAGCAGCACGGCGCGTAGATTGGTCAGCATCAGCACAAGCACCGGCACGAACAGAAACGCCGACATGAACAGCCCGATGAAAAACAGGCCAATGATTTGGTCAGGTCTCGGGTCAGCCCGCATTACGGCCCCGACAATCACCACTCCGAGCAGGCCCGCGCAGTGCGCCAGCCCCATCTTCGCAGCGAAGTCGCGCCGGAACATGCCTCACCCCATGCCGGGCAAGTTGAACCCCGGCGGCAGGCCCATCGAGCCCTGCATGTCGCGCATCTGCTGTTCCGAAACACGGTCGGCCCGGTCGCGGGCGTCGTTGAAGGCGGCGGCGACGAGGTCTTCGAGAATCTGCTTGTCGTCGGGCACCATCAGGCTGTCGTCGATGCTCACGCCGAGGATGCGGCCCTTGGCGCTGGCGCGGACCTTGACGAGGCCCCCGCCCGCGGTGCCCTCGACCTCGATCGAGTCGAGCTTCACCTGCATCTCGTTCATCTGCTTCTGGATGGTCTCGGCGGCCTTCTGGGCGGCGGCCATCATTTCTTCCATCGACTTCATGGGCGGGGACTCCTCAATTCCATGGGGGGGCCGCGCCGCCGGCAGCAGCGCGCGCGGGGGTGATCAGTTCGGCATCGGGAAAGGCCTCGAAGGCGGCCTTCACCAGCGGGTCGGAGCGGACGCGCGCATCCTCGGCGGCGGCGGCGGCCTCGGCCATTTCGCGAAGGGAAGGCTGCGCCTCGCCCGTGCCGCGTTCGATCTGCCAGCGCTTTCCGGTCAGTTTGAACAGCACTTCGCGGATGTCGGGCGCGGGATCGTCGGGGAAATTGTCGGCCTGCTGATAGACCAGCCGCTCGGGCCCGAGTTCGATCACCCGCACCCGGTCACGCATCATCTGGGCAACGCGCAGCTGGCCCGCTGCATCGACCCGCTCGACCAGCGCGGCCCAGTCCTCCACCGGCGCGGCTGCGACCGGCGCGGGGGTAGGAGCGGCAGCGCCCTCGCCCGCCGGAGCCACTACGGGCCCGCGCGCCGCCAGTTCCTCGATCCGCCGCGCCAGCTTGCCCGGATCGGGCATCTGCGCAGCGTGAAGGATGCGCAGCAGCGCCATCTGCAGCGAGACCAGCGGATCGGGCGCGGTGCGCACCTCGTCATGGCCCTTGAGCAGCAATTGCCACAGCCGGTGCAATTCGCCTGCCCCCAAGCGGCCTGCGAAATCCGCCAGCGCTGCACGCTCGTCCTCCGCCGGAGCATCG from Porphyrobacter sp. YT40 encodes:
- a CDS encoding YbaB/EbfC family nucleoid-associated protein, encoding MKSMEEMMAAAQKAAETIQKQMNEMQVKLDSIEVEGTAGGGLVKVRASAKGRILGVSIDDSLMVPDDKQILEDLVAAAFNDARDRADRVSEQQMRDMQGSMGLPPGFNLPGMG
- a CDS encoding DUF1905 domain-containing protein, coding for MSDVLARIAFTGAIVEWRGPAPFLFVPVPEEHVAELRYAAREASYGWGCINVTAQIGATDFTTSLFPRGDTYFLPVQVAVQRAEGVGLGDHVSAEIAITRRPVAANRAAIHKRMG
- the lon gene encoding endopeptidase La yields the protein MTQTFPLLPLRDIVVFPGMVVPLFVGRDKSVAALEAAMEASKDIVLLAQLDPGCDDPEGDDLYDVGVIAQVLQLLKLPDGTVRVLVEGKTRARLSALENVGTHLLAEVELVEPETVSGSEVTALMRQVTEQFGEYVKLNKKMGEDAGVDLAEVDDAGQLADTIAAAISAKVSDKQSLLTEASPLKRLELVMAFMEGELSVLQVERRIRGRVKRQMEKTQREYYLNEQLKAIQSELGGGDGEEGNEIAELTEKIEKAKLSKEAKAKAQAELKKLRSMQPMSAEATVIRNYLDVLLGLPWGKKSKLKRDIGKAQEILDADHYALEKVKDRIVEYLAVQARTNKLKGPILCLVGPPGVGKTSLGKSIAKATGREFVRQSLGGVRDEAEIRGHRRTYIGSMPGKIVANLKKAGTSNPLFLLDEIDKLGQDFRGDPASALLEVLDPEQNSKFQDHYLELDLDLSDIMFVCTANSLNLPQPLLDRMEIIRLEGYTEDEKVEIAQRHLIEKQIKAHGLKEGEFTLTEAGLRDLIRYYTREAGVRTLEREIAKLARKSLRQILEKKTDSVTITPENLGDFSGVRRFKHGVSEEEPQVGAVTGLAWTSVGGELLTIESVTTPGKGEVKTTGKLGQVMNESVAAAFSFVKARAPAYGIKPSLINRKNVHIHLPEGAVPKDGPSAGIGMVTSIISTLTGIAVRPDVAMTGEVTLRGRVLAIGGLKEKLLAALRGGIKTVLIPEENLKDLAEIPANAREGLEIVPVAHVDEVLARALVEPLEAIEWTEADDLASQPGSASAAAGTASPDVPTAH